In the genome of Pelagibacterium nitratireducens, one region contains:
- a CDS encoding glycine betaine ABC transporter substrate-binding protein — protein MRIKMAHVLVAVIGFVPATGYGQVQVLDSSGGAGEAAPASAESIPQPPCGSSEITIAEMGWPSAAILANIHATLLRAEYQCAVRLVPGEPEATLASMATTQQPAVAPELWVSRQAEVWNGAMQASSARAAASTFTGGALEAWFVPSYVLENNSGLAAADDIMDHWQVFVPAGESRAELYSCPADWACAIINRNMAAGLGLDERFDIVEPLDRFAMDGAITDAVSQRQPVLTYYWQPNALIDRLDLVPLDMGGFDAGNAQCMAIRDCVPFGGSGFAPDTVVIAVAEWLFSDTPDVADYFARASMPLDEMNRLLAWQAENEASAEAVAQNFLITGRDVWQDWVDGAEPEDRATAP, from the coding sequence ATGCGGATCAAGATGGCCCATGTCCTTGTAGCGGTGATTGGCTTTGTGCCGGCAACGGGGTATGGGCAGGTGCAAGTGCTCGATAGCTCGGGCGGAGCGGGCGAGGCAGCTCCTGCCAGCGCCGAATCCATACCGCAACCGCCTTGTGGCAGCAGCGAGATCACCATTGCCGAAATGGGCTGGCCGTCGGCGGCAATTCTGGCCAATATCCACGCGACGCTCTTGCGGGCCGAATATCAATGCGCAGTGCGGTTGGTGCCGGGGGAACCCGAAGCAACGCTGGCATCGATGGCGACGACGCAGCAACCGGCGGTGGCGCCCGAGTTGTGGGTCTCTCGGCAGGCCGAGGTGTGGAACGGCGCCATGCAAGCATCGAGTGCGCGAGCCGCGGCTTCCACCTTTACCGGTGGCGCGCTTGAGGCCTGGTTCGTACCCTCCTATGTTTTGGAAAACAACAGCGGGCTGGCAGCCGCCGACGACATCATGGACCATTGGCAGGTGTTCGTTCCGGCAGGTGAAAGCCGGGCCGAACTTTATTCGTGTCCCGCCGACTGGGCTTGCGCGATCATCAACAGGAACATGGCCGCGGGGCTTGGGCTTGATGAACGATTCGATATCGTCGAGCCGCTCGACAGGTTCGCCATGGACGGGGCAATTACCGATGCGGTCAGCCAGCGCCAGCCGGTGCTGACCTATTACTGGCAACCCAACGCACTTATTGACCGGCTTGATCTCGTTCCGCTCGACATGGGCGGATTCGATGCGGGCAATGCCCAATGCATGGCCATTCGCGATTGCGTGCCATTCGGAGGATCGGGGTTTGCGCCCGACACCGTGGTGATTGCGGTGGCCGAATGGCTCTTTTCAGATACGCCCGATGTTGCCGATTATTTTGCGCGCGCCTCCATGCCGCTCGATGAAATGAACCGGCTTTTGGCCTGGCAAGCCGAGAACGAGGCTAGTGCGGAAGCCGTGGCGCAGAATTTTCTGATCACTGGACGCGATGTATGGCAGGACTGGGTGGACGGGGCTGAACCGGAGGACCGTGCAACGGCGCCATAA
- a CDS encoding bifunctional diguanylate cyclase/phosphodiesterase, which yields MRTELSLTNILAVYRGTAFAAGATGCLIVFTALEALIAGWLGARHAEVVLPVVAIAGLALIAIIVWGYFSLRRALSLAETRRRDLLASLNRDALTGAFNRKYFLDRLRDMVREAERMPVAYIQIDMDHLKAINDGTGHAAGDQALVRLVRTLEELVPGAVIGRLGGDEFAVALSGVSSKAALKRLGDRVLETLDRPEPLAGRDVRLSATMGIATAPGDAGDADTLISKADLALYKGKNGGRGRVIAFERELLSEERYQRFIERELRAAILMDELEIHYQPVFGQDGRQRSVEALVRWRHSVRGMISPGAFVPIAEQSDLIAKLGQWVLRRVCADVPRLPTKVVAINVSAAELRHPDYAARFAEEIAAAGLMGERFIVEITETAPLHKNSAERKNLEFLRALGVRIAVDDFGAGHASLGYLRDLSFDILKIDRAYVAEITSRPVDSMIVESICKIAKGLGIEVIAEGVETPEQHAALVELGCTGFQGFLLGRPQPLRAKIEAEDAAIKAA from the coding sequence ATGCGTACAGAACTTTCCCTCACCAATATCTTGGCCGTCTATCGCGGAACTGCCTTTGCCGCAGGGGCGACCGGCTGCCTTATCGTGTTCACGGCGCTTGAAGCGCTGATTGCCGGCTGGTTGGGCGCAAGGCACGCAGAAGTGGTTTTGCCGGTCGTGGCCATTGCCGGGCTGGCGCTCATCGCGATCATCGTATGGGGCTATTTTTCGTTGCGCAGGGCGCTCAGCCTTGCCGAAACCCGGCGGCGCGATCTGCTGGCTTCTCTCAACCGTGACGCGCTCACCGGAGCGTTCAACCGCAAATATTTTCTCGACCGGCTGCGGGACATGGTGCGGGAGGCCGAGCGGATGCCGGTCGCCTATATCCAGATCGATATGGATCATCTCAAAGCCATCAACGACGGAACGGGGCATGCGGCAGGAGACCAGGCGCTGGTGCGGCTGGTGCGGACGCTCGAGGAATTGGTGCCCGGCGCGGTGATTGGCCGGTTGGGTGGGGACGAATTTGCCGTGGCACTGTCGGGGGTCAGTTCCAAGGCGGCGCTCAAACGGTTGGGAGACCGGGTGCTCGAAACGCTCGACCGCCCCGAACCTTTGGCTGGACGCGATGTGCGGCTGTCGGCCACAATGGGCATTGCTACGGCACCCGGCGATGCGGGCGATGCGGACACGCTGATTTCAAAGGCCGATCTTGCCCTTTACAAGGGCAAGAATGGCGGACGCGGGCGGGTGATCGCGTTTGAACGCGAGTTGCTCAGCGAGGAGCGCTATCAGCGCTTTATCGAGCGAGAATTGCGGGCGGCGATCCTTATGGATGAGCTCGAAATCCACTATCAGCCGGTCTTTGGCCAGGATGGACGACAGCGTTCTGTCGAGGCGCTGGTGCGCTGGCGGCATTCGGTGCGGGGAATGATTTCGCCCGGAGCGTTCGTTCCGATTGCCGAACAGTCCGATCTGATCGCCAAGCTCGGGCAATGGGTTCTGCGGCGGGTTTGTGCCGATGTCCCGCGGCTGCCCACGAAGGTGGTGGCGATCAATGTATCGGCTGCAGAACTGCGCCATCCCGATTATGCCGCGCGGTTTGCAGAGGAGATTGCTGCGGCGGGGCTGATGGGCGAGCGGTTCATTGTCGAGATTACCGAAACGGCGCCATTGCACAAGAATTCTGCCGAGCGAAAGAATCTCGAATTCCTGCGGGCGCTGGGCGTGCGCATAGCCGTCGACGATTTCGGGGCCGGGCATGCAAGCCTCGGTTATCTGCGCGATCTCTCATTTGACATCCTGAAAATCGACAGGGCTTATGTTGCTGAAATCACTTCGCGGCCGGTGGATTCGATGATTGTTGAATCGATCTGCAAGATCGCCAAAGGGTTGGGGATCGAGGTGATTGCCGAGGGCGTGGAGACGCCGGAGCAGCACGCGGCGCTGGTTGAGTTGGGCTGCACGGGGTTCCAGGGCTTTCTTTTGGGCCGGCCACAACCGCTCAGAGCCAAGATTGAAGCCGAAGACGCAGCAATCAAAGCGGCCTGA
- a CDS encoding TIGR01244 family sulfur transferase, translating into MDIRKINDRVSVSGQILPSDVETIKQAGFVSIINNRPDDEAPDQPAGAEIATAAKAAGLGYYEIPMGREGVTPDMVAATRHALDESGGPVFAFCRSGTRSTTLWALSQAGTETSDAIIDAAAGAGYDMSHLAAHLDKPIS; encoded by the coding sequence TTGGATATCAGAAAGATCAATGACCGCGTGAGCGTTTCGGGGCAGATCCTGCCGTCCGATGTCGAGACGATCAAGCAGGCGGGCTTTGTCTCGATCATCAACAACCGCCCCGATGACGAGGCACCGGACCAGCCGGCAGGTGCCGAAATCGCGACAGCTGCAAAGGCGGCTGGGCTTGGCTATTACGAAATTCCCATGGGCCGCGAGGGTGTGACCCCCGACATGGTGGCCGCCACCCGGCATGCGCTCGATGAGAGCGGCGGGCCGGTGTTTGCGTTTTGCCGCTCCGGCACGCGCTCGACGACGCTGTGGGCGCTCAGCCAGGCGGGCACCGAGACATCGGACGCAATCATCGATGCCGCGGCCGGGGCCGGCTACGACATGAGTCATCTGGCCGCGCATCTGGATAAGCCAATTTCCTGA
- the pyc gene encoding pyruvate carboxylase translates to MAIKKILVANRSEIAIRVFRAANELGLKTVAVFAEEDKLALHRFKADEAYLIGQGKGPVEAYLQIDEYIRVARISGADAIHPGYGLLSESPEFADACEDAGIIFIGPKAQTMRDLGNKVAARNMAIKAGVPVVPATDPLPDDLDEVAKMADAIGYPLMLKASWGGGGRGMRRITDPKQLRSEVSEGKREAKAAFGKDEMYLEKLVEKARHVEVQLLGDDHGNLVHLFERDCSVQRRNQKVVERAPAPYLSEETRKALTDAALKLGNEAGYRCAGTVEFLMDAQTDEFYFIEVNPRIQVEHTVTEEVTGIDIVKAQIKVMDGAAIGTPQSGVPEQKDIVLHGHALQCRVTTEDPEENFIPDYGRITAYRGATGFGVRLDGGTAYSGAIITRFYDPLLEKVTCWAPTPEEAIARMDRALREFRIRGVSTNLAFLENIISHPKFRDNTYTTRFIDTTPELFDIEKRKDRATKLLTYIADVTVNGHPEVRDRPRPPTNAAAPVIPEYPPLSVVEGSRQILERDGAKGLADWMKAQKRVLFTDTTMRDGHQSLLATRMRTFDMEKIAKAYSRGLPDLFSLECWGGATFDVSMRFLNEDPWERLKKIREGAPNILTQMLLRGANGVGYTNYPDNVVQFFVKKAAEGGIDIFRVFDCLNWVENMRVAMDAVIESGKVCEGVVCYTGDMLDPDRAKYDLKYYVGLAKELEAAGAHVLGIKDMAGVMKAPAAKKLFATLKGEIGLPIHFHTHDTSGASAATVLAACEAGVDAVDAAMDSFSGTTSQPTLGSLVAALEGTERDAQLSPKAIREISFYWEAVRTQYRAFESDLKGGASEVYLHEMPGGQFTNLKEQARSMGLETRWHEVAQTYADVNQMFGDIVKVTPSSKVVGDMALAMVSSGLKRADVENPEKDVSFPDSVIGFFAGDLGQPTGGFPEALQKKVLKGKKVLTERPGKGLAPTDLEAERKKAEEASGMEIDDFRLASYLMYPKVFAEFAKAQDLYGPTEVLPTPVYFYGLNPADEIMVDLEKGKTMVVQFLGQSETNEKGMVRVFFDLNGQPRAVAVPDRLKAGDIVARPKATTGDAKQVGAPMPGVISSLAVKAGQKVEAGDVLLSIEAMKMETALHAEADGTVAEVLVKPGDQIDAKDLLIRLD, encoded by the coding sequence ATGGCCATCAAGAAGATTCTCGTCGCCAACCGCTCAGAGATCGCGATCCGGGTGTTCCGAGCCGCCAATGAGCTGGGGCTGAAAACGGTTGCTGTGTTTGCCGAAGAGGACAAGCTGGCGCTGCATCGGTTCAAGGCGGACGAGGCGTATCTGATCGGGCAGGGCAAGGGGCCAGTGGAAGCCTATCTGCAGATCGACGAGTATATTCGCGTGGCCCGGATTTCGGGTGCCGATGCCATCCATCCCGGTTACGGGCTGTTGTCGGAAAGCCCTGAATTTGCCGATGCGTGCGAGGATGCAGGGATCATCTTTATCGGGCCCAAGGCGCAGACCATGCGCGATCTGGGCAACAAGGTCGCGGCCCGCAATATGGCGATCAAGGCGGGCGTGCCAGTGGTTCCTGCCACAGATCCCTTGCCCGACGATCTTGATGAAGTGGCGAAAATGGCCGATGCGATCGGCTATCCGCTCATGCTCAAGGCGAGTTGGGGCGGCGGCGGACGCGGCATGCGACGCATCACCGACCCCAAACAACTGCGGTCCGAAGTGTCCGAAGGCAAGCGTGAGGCCAAGGCGGCGTTCGGCAAGGACGAGATGTATCTCGAAAAGCTTGTTGAAAAGGCCCGTCACGTCGAGGTCCAATTGCTCGGGGACGATCACGGCAATCTGGTGCATCTGTTCGAGCGCGATTGTTCGGTACAGCGGCGCAACCAGAAAGTGGTTGAGCGCGCGCCGGCGCCGTACCTCTCGGAAGAGACTCGCAAGGCGCTGACAGACGCGGCGCTGAAGCTGGGCAATGAGGCGGGTTACCGCTGTGCGGGGACCGTCGAGTTCCTGATGGATGCCCAGACCGACGAGTTCTACTTCATCGAGGTCAATCCGCGCATTCAGGTCGAGCATACGGTGACCGAAGAGGTTACGGGCATCGATATCGTCAAGGCGCAGATCAAGGTTATGGACGGGGCGGCCATCGGGACGCCGCAATCGGGGGTGCCTGAACAAAAGGACATCGTTTTGCATGGCCATGCCCTGCAATGCCGGGTTACCACTGAAGACCCGGAAGAAAACTTCATCCCCGATTACGGGCGGATAACGGCCTATCGCGGGGCGACTGGGTTCGGTGTGCGGCTCGATGGCGGGACGGCCTATTCGGGCGCGATCATCACCCGGTTCTACGACCCGCTCCTGGAAAAGGTGACCTGCTGGGCGCCGACGCCCGAAGAAGCGATTGCGCGGATGGACCGGGCGCTGCGCGAATTCCGCATTCGCGGTGTGTCGACCAATCTTGCGTTCCTCGAAAACATCATTTCGCACCCCAAATTCCGCGACAATACCTATACAACGCGGTTTATCGACACGACGCCCGAGCTCTTCGACATCGAAAAGCGCAAGGATCGGGCGACCAAGCTTTTGACCTATATCGCCGATGTGACGGTCAACGGTCACCCTGAGGTGCGTGACCGGCCAAGGCCGCCAACCAATGCGGCGGCGCCGGTGATCCCGGAATATCCGCCGCTTTCCGTCGTCGAGGGCAGCCGGCAGATCCTCGAGCGCGATGGCGCCAAGGGGCTGGCTGACTGGATGAAGGCGCAAAAGCGGGTACTGTTCACCGACACGACGATGCGCGATGGGCACCAGAGCCTTCTGGCCACCCGCATGCGCACCTTCGACATGGAAAAGATCGCCAAGGCCTATAGTCGCGGCCTGCCTGACCTGTTTTCGCTCGAATGTTGGGGCGGGGCGACGTTTGACGTTTCAATGCGGTTTCTGAACGAGGATCCATGGGAGCGGCTGAAAAAGATTCGGGAGGGGGCGCCCAACATTCTGACCCAGATGCTGCTGCGCGGGGCGAATGGTGTCGGTTACACCAATTATCCGGACAATGTCGTGCAGTTCTTCGTCAAGAAAGCTGCCGAGGGCGGGATCGATATTTTCCGGGTGTTCGATTGCCTCAACTGGGTCGAGAACATGCGGGTCGCAATGGATGCGGTCATCGAGAGCGGCAAGGTCTGCGAGGGCGTCGTGTGCTACACCGGCGACATGCTCGACCCGGACCGGGCAAAATATGATCTGAAATACTATGTAGGGCTGGCCAAGGAACTCGAAGCTGCGGGCGCGCATGTGCTGGGCATCAAAGACATGGCCGGGGTAATGAAGGCGCCGGCGGCCAAGAAGCTGTTTGCGACGCTTAAAGGGGAGATCGGGTTACCGATTCATTTCCATACCCACGACACGTCGGGGGCTTCGGCGGCGACGGTGCTTGCGGCCTGTGAGGCCGGAGTGGACGCGGTCGATGCGGCGATGGATTCGTTTTCGGGCACGACGAGCCAGCCCACTCTTGGGTCTCTGGTCGCCGCGCTTGAAGGGACCGAGCGCGACGCGCAGCTTTCCCCCAAGGCGATCCGGGAAATCTCGTTTTACTGGGAAGCGGTGCGCACGCAGTACCGGGCTTTCGAGAGCGATCTTAAGGGTGGTGCGTCCGAAGTCTATCTCCACGAAATGCCCGGCGGGCAATTCACCAATCTCAAGGAACAGGCCCGTTCGATGGGGTTGGAAACCCGCTGGCACGAAGTCGCCCAGACCTATGCAGACGTCAACCAGATGTTCGGCGATATCGTCAAGGTGACGCCAAGCTCCAAAGTGGTGGGCGATATGGCGCTGGCCATGGTGTCGTCGGGTCTCAAGCGTGCCGACGTCGAGAACCCCGAAAAGGATGTGTCGTTCCCCGATTCGGTGATCGGGTTCTTTGCCGGCGATCTGGGCCAGCCGACTGGCGGGTTTCCTGAGGCGCTGCAAAAAAAGGTTCTGAAGGGGAAGAAGGTTCTGACCGAGCGCCCCGGCAAGGGGCTGGCTCCGACCGATCTCGAAGCAGAACGCAAGAAGGCCGAGGAGGCCTCTGGCATGGAAATCGACGATTTCCGGCTTGCCTCGTATCTCATGTATCCGAAAGTCTTTGCCGAATTCGCCAAGGCCCAGGACCTTTACGGGCCGACCGAAGTGCTGCCCACGCCCGTCTATTTTTACGGACTTAATCCGGCCGACGAGATTATGGTCGATCTCGAAAAGGGCAAGACCATGGTGGTCCAGTTCCTCGGCCAGTCGGAAACCAATGAAAAGGGCATGGTGCGGGTGTTTTTCGACCTCAACGGTCAGCCTCGCGCCGTGGCCGTTCCTGACCGGCTCAAGGCCGGCGACATCGTTGCCCGCCCCAAGGCAACAACAGGCGATGCTAAACAGGTTGGCGCACCCATGCCGGGGGTTATCTCATCGTTGGCCGTGAAAGCTGGCCAGAAGGTCGAGGCTGGCGATGTGCTGCTTTCGATCGAAGCCATGAAGATGGAAACCGCGCTGCACGCCGAGGCCGACGGGACCGTGGCTGAAGTTCTCGTCAAGCCCGGCGATCAGATCGATGCCAAGGATCTGTTGATCCGGCTGGACTAA
- a CDS encoding DUF3309 family protein, whose product MGLSTILIIILILLLIGALPTWGYSRAWGYGPTGILGVILVVILILMLMGTI is encoded by the coding sequence ATGGGCCTTTCGACAATTCTGATTATCATCTTGATTTTGCTTTTAATCGGCGCTTTGCCCACTTGGGGTTATTCGCGCGCCTGGGGGTACGGCCCGACCGGTATTCTCGGTGTCATTCTGGTCGTTATCCTCATCCTGATGTTGATGGGTACGATCTAG
- a CDS encoding YkvA family protein: MIKNLASLLLPRFLRFRKEALLLWKAFWSPGTPLYLKFATFAAAAYLVWPIDLITDFIPLLGWVDDIILVPLLVSWIVSRLPVTAPVRARRDGPIIDGTARRM; encoded by the coding sequence ATGATAAAGAACCTCGCTTCCCTCCTGCTGCCTCGCTTCCTGCGGTTTCGCAAGGAAGCGCTTTTGCTCTGGAAGGCCTTCTGGTCGCCGGGCACCCCGCTCTATCTCAAGTTCGCGACCTTTGCGGCCGCGGCCTATCTGGTCTGGCCCATCGATCTGATCACGGATTTCATTCCGCTGCTCGGTTGGGTCGACGACATTATTCTGGTGCCGCTCCTGGTCAGTTGGATCGTTTCGCGCCTGCCGGTAACCGCACCGGTTCGCGCGCGCAGGGACGGCCCGATCATCGATGGAACGGCGCGCCGTATGTAA
- the ispG gene encoding flavodoxin-dependent (E)-4-hydroxy-3-methylbut-2-enyl-diphosphate synthase has protein sequence MSGPAQRKTTVGVDVGGVMVGGGGPIVVQSMTNTDTADIDATVRQVAALARAGSEIVRITVDRDEAAAAVPHIRDRLMVRGVNVPLVGDFHYIGHKLLSDHPACAEALAKYRINPGNVGFKDKRDKQFSQMIEIANRYDKPVRIGVNWGSLDQELLTVLMDENAGRTEPWSAAHVQREAIIRSAILSAERAEELGMGRDKIILSTKVSDVQQLISVYQELAVRCDYALHLGLTEAGMGSKGIVASSAALGILLQQGIGDTIRISLTPEPDGDRTLEVKVAQELLQTMGFRQFVPVVAACPGCGRTTSTTFQTLAKDIQDHLSTSMPEWREKYPGVEAMSVAVMGCIVNGPGESKHADIGISLPGTGETPSAPVFIEGQKVTTLKGADVADQFKRMVADYIENRFGAGRAKPAAE, from the coding sequence ATGTCAGGTCCAGCGCAGCGCAAAACAACGGTCGGGGTCGATGTCGGCGGAGTGATGGTGGGAGGCGGCGGCCCCATTGTGGTCCAGTCGATGACCAATACCGACACCGCCGATATCGATGCAACAGTGCGTCAGGTCGCGGCGCTGGCGAGGGCCGGTTCGGAGATTGTCCGCATTACCGTGGACCGGGACGAGGCCGCCGCTGCGGTGCCTCATATCCGCGACCGGCTTATGGTGCGCGGTGTCAACGTGCCGCTGGTGGGCGATTTCCACTATATCGGGCACAAGCTGCTGTCCGACCATCCCGCGTGTGCGGAGGCTTTGGCCAAGTACCGGATCAATCCGGGCAATGTTGGTTTCAAGGACAAGCGCGACAAGCAATTCTCCCAGATGATCGAGATCGCCAACCGGTACGACAAGCCGGTGCGGATCGGGGTCAATTGGGGCTCGCTCGATCAGGAATTGCTGACCGTTCTGATGGATGAAAACGCGGGCCGTACCGAACCCTGGAGCGCAGCGCATGTGCAGCGCGAAGCCATCATCCGCTCGGCAATCCTTTCGGCCGAGCGGGCCGAAGAACTGGGTATGGGGCGCGACAAGATCATCCTGTCGACCAAGGTGTCGGACGTCCAGCAGCTGATTTCGGTCTACCAGGAACTGGCGGTGCGTTGCGATTACGCGCTGCATCTGGGACTAACCGAAGCGGGAATGGGGTCCAAGGGGATCGTCGCCTCCTCGGCGGCGCTGGGCATCCTGCTGCAGCAGGGTATTGGCGATACGATCCGCATTTCGCTGACCCCCGAACCGGACGGCGACCGGACGCTTGAGGTCAAGGTGGCGCAGGAATTGCTCCAGACAATGGGGTTTCGCCAGTTCGTGCCTGTGGTAGCGGCTTGCCCCGGTTGCGGCCGGACGACGTCGACGACGTTTCAGACTTTGGCAAAAGATATCCAGGACCATCTCTCAACCTCAATGCCTGAATGGCGGGAGAAATATCCTGGCGTTGAGGCCATGAGCGTTGCGGTGATGGGGTGCATCGTCAACGGGCCGGGGGAATCCAAGCACGCCGATATCGGCATTTCGCTGCCCGGCACCGGGGAAACGCCATCGGCGCCTGTGTTTATAGAGGGCCAGAAGGTGACGACGCTCAAGGGCGCCGATGTTGCCGACCAGTTCAAGCGCATGGTTGCCGATTATATTGAAAACCGGTTCGGGGCAGGGCGGGCCAAGCCAGCGGCGGAATGA
- a CDS encoding GNAT family N-acetyltransferase — MADHTTEAGDAFDVADYRQKVAASLEKSQLICVERNGRHVAHTYFWPLAEGRWFVGAFSVDPAHRNASVLAEIGRRMAAIMEDKGIETLESHVYRTNTLSLAFHEKLGFERFMENEKGFALRIERARIAGSALGRRLGRRR; from the coding sequence TTGGCTGATCACACGACAGAAGCGGGCGACGCGTTTGATGTTGCGGATTATCGGCAAAAGGTTGCGGCATCGCTCGAAAAATCTCAACTGATCTGCGTCGAGCGGAATGGCCGGCATGTGGCTCATACCTATTTCTGGCCGCTGGCGGAGGGGCGCTGGTTTGTCGGTGCGTTCAGTGTCGATCCGGCGCATCGCAACGCATCGGTTCTGGCCGAAATCGGGCGGCGGATGGCGGCTATCATGGAAGACAAGGGTATCGAGACGCTCGAAAGCCATGTCTATCGCACCAATACATTGTCATTGGCGTTCCATGAAAAGCTTGGGTTTGAGCGGTTCATGGAAAACGAAAAGGGGTTCGCCCTTCGTATCGAGCGGGCGCGCATTGCGGGATCGGCGCTCGGCAGGCGTTTGGGCCGGCGGCGATGA
- a CDS encoding GNAT family N-acetyltransferase: MSTITIRPALAGDAEEAAALLRRSIVELCVPDHGNDAERLEHWLSNKTPEYFLKWIDDPLNTIFVAFANGHMASAGGVREREGIVLNYVHPESRFMGVSGAMMVHLEQMLSARGESVAYLVSTITARRFYEARGYRERDLLPEQRPAYGIAMEKRL, from the coding sequence ATGAGCACGATTACCATTCGCCCGGCGCTGGCGGGAGACGCCGAAGAGGCGGCTGCGCTGCTGCGGCGCTCGATTGTCGAGCTTTGCGTACCCGACCATGGCAATGATGCCGAGCGGCTGGAGCACTGGCTTTCCAACAAGACGCCCGAGTACTTTTTGAAGTGGATCGATGATCCGCTCAATACGATTTTTGTGGCTTTCGCCAATGGCCACATGGCCAGCGCCGGAGGGGTTCGGGAGAGGGAGGGGATCGTCCTCAACTATGTGCATCCCGAGAGCCGGTTCATGGGCGTATCGGGGGCGATGATGGTTCATCTCGAACAGATGTTGAGCGCGCGGGGGGAGTCAGTGGCCTATCTGGTCAGCACGATAACCGCGCGGCGGTTCTATGAGGCGAGAGGGTACCGCGAACGCGATCTCTTGCCTGAACAGCGACCGGCTTACGGAATTGCCATGGAAAAGCGGCTTTAG
- a CDS encoding polyprenyl synthetase family protein — translation MTEDQFDSQLADCATQTEAFLAAHIATLDAPERLLAAIAHGTLGGGKRLRPFLVRLSASLFDVPHEKSLAVGAALEMIHCYSLVHDDLPDMDHDELRRGKPTVWKAFDPALAILAGDALLTEAFALLSDPRSHPDPAIRAELVLTLAHAAGSAGMVGGQVLDIEGETNPLDEDAIFTMQAKKTGALIRVGVEMGAILGNANSTQRAELIRFGTAAGLAFQIADDILDVTATSDALGKTAGKDVAQNKSTIIARNGLDAARKVLDDAVVNGLDALENFGPSADRLRSLIRHFADRSH, via the coding sequence ATGACCGAAGATCAATTCGATTCCCAGCTTGCCGATTGCGCCACCCAGACCGAAGCGTTTCTGGCCGCCCATATTGCAACGCTCGACGCCCCCGAGCGCCTCTTGGCCGCCATCGCGCACGGTACGCTGGGCGGCGGCAAGCGCCTGCGCCCCTTCCTCGTGCGCCTTTCCGCTTCGCTGTTTGACGTGCCGCACGAAAAAAGCCTCGCTGTGGGCGCCGCACTCGAAATGATCCATTGTTATTCCCTCGTCCATGACGATCTGCCCGACATGGACCATGACGAACTCCGCCGCGGCAAACCCACCGTCTGGAAAGCCTTCGATCCGGCTCTCGCCATCCTGGCCGGCGACGCGCTTCTGACTGAAGCTTTCGCACTGTTGTCCGATCCGCGCAGCCATCCCGATCCAGCCATCCGCGCCGAACTGGTTCTGACCCTCGCCCATGCAGCCGGATCCGCCGGCATGGTGGGTGGACAGGTCCTCGATATCGAAGGCGAAACAAACCCGCTCGACGAAGACGCGATTTTCACGATGCAGGCCAAAAAAACCGGCGCCCTGATCCGGGTGGGCGTTGAAATGGGCGCCATTCTCGGCAATGCCAACTCCACCCAGCGGGCCGAACTGATCCGCTTCGGGACCGCCGCCGGGCTCGCCTTCCAGATCGCAGATGACATCCTCGATGTCACCGCCACCTCCGATGCGCTGGGCAAGACCGCCGGCAAGGATGTGGCGCAAAACAAGTCAACGATCATTGCCCGCAACGGCCTTGATGCCGCCCGGAAGGTCTTGGATGATGCCGTAGTGAACGGTCTCGATGCGCTGGAGAATTTCGGCCCAAGCGCAGATCGCCTCCGGTCGCTCATTCGGCATTTCGCCGACCGCAGTCACTAA
- a CDS encoding transglycosylase domain-containing protein — translation MTRRRKRRGWKSWVAVPLVLAAALVAIPLVLVPLYWVVPPVSTLMIGRYVTGQPVTRIWRDLDEISDRLKTSVVLSEDWQFCTHHGVNVAALRTEIDKFLAGREARGASTITMQVARNLFLTNSRSVVRKALEVPLAMYIDLVLPKQRIMEIYLNIAEWGPNGEFGVEAGAQAAFGTSAESFSWQRATLLVVTLPNPHVRRPGNPTSGLVRTAGIVEVRVQRFSSQAECLFDGAPAL, via the coding sequence TTGACCAGACGGCGGAAAAGGCGGGGCTGGAAATCCTGGGTGGCGGTGCCGCTGGTGCTGGCCGCGGCGCTGGTGGCCATTCCGCTGGTGCTGGTGCCACTCTATTGGGTGGTGCCGCCGGTTTCCACGCTGATGATCGGCCGATATGTCACCGGCCAGCCGGTGACGCGCATATGGCGCGATCTCGACGAGATTTCCGACAGGCTCAAAACGTCGGTGGTCCTCTCTGAAGACTGGCAGTTCTGCACCCATCACGGGGTCAATGTCGCAGCACTGCGAACCGAGATCGACAAATTTCTGGCTGGACGCGAGGCCCGGGGGGCGTCGACCATCACCATGCAGGTGGCGCGGAACCTGTTTCTGACCAATTCGCGCTCTGTGGTGCGCAAAGCGCTCGAGGTGCCGCTGGCCATGTACATCGATCTTGTGTTGCCCAAGCAGCGGATCATGGAGATCTATCTCAATATCGCAGAATGGGGCCCCAACGGGGAGTTCGGCGTGGAGGCAGGAGCGCAGGCGGCGTTTGGGACAAGCGCTGAAAGTTTTTCATGGCAGCGCGCCACGCTACTTGTGGTGACGCTGCCCAATCCACATGTGCGGCGGCCCGGCAACCCGACGTCGGGGCTGGTTCGGACGGCCGGAATTGTCGAAGTAAGAGTGCAGCGGTTTTCATCGCAGGCCGAGTGTCTGTTCGACGGGGCACCGGCGCTATGA